The segment GCGCAGCGGCAACCTCGGCCTGCCGCCGGAGAAGCCCTCCGACTTCATCGACATCACGCCGGGAGAGGCCCAGTGACCACCACGACCACGACCACGGCGGGCGGGATCCAGGCCGTCAAGCCGACGGTGTCCAGCCACATTCGCGACTACTGGGCCCGGGTCCGCGGCGGCGACCTCGGCACCCTCCCGGCCGTCCTGGGACTTCTCGTCCTCACGCTGATCTTCAGCGTCGCCCGGCCGGACACGTTCCTCAGCGCGCTCAACTTCGCGAACCTGTTCAACCAGGGCGCCCAGGTGACCTTCATCGCCATGGGCCTGGTCTTCGTGCTGCTGCTCGGCGAGATCGACCTCTCGGCCGGCTTCGCGAGCGGCGTCTGCGGCGCGATCATGGCCATCCTGCTCACCAACGAGGGCATGGCCTGGTACATCGCGGTCCCGGCCGCGATGATCACCGGCATCATCATCGGTCTGGCGCTCGGCGTGCTCGTCGCCAAGCTCGGCATCCCGTCGTTCGTCGTGACCCTGGCGGCCTTCCTCGCCTTCCAGGGCATCCTGCTGACCCTCCTGGAGGGCGGCAAGAACATCTCGATCACCGACGAGTTCGTCCGCGCGCTGAACAACGACACCATGTCGGTCCTGTGGAGCTGGGTCTTCGCGATCGTCTGCATCGTCGGCTTCGCGTTCGTGCAGCTCAACCGGTACCGCCGGCGTGCCGCCAAGAACCTCGTCACCGACCCGCTGGGCATCGTCCTGCTGCGCATCGCCGGCCTCACCGTGCTGTTCGTGGCGGCCACCCTGGTGCTCACCCAGGAGCGCGCGATCAACGTGGCGATCACCTCGCTCAAGGGCACCCCGATCGTCGTACCGATCATCGCGGTGTTCCTGGTGGTCTGGACGTTCGTGCTCAGCCGCACCACCTACGGCCGGCACGTCTACGCGGTCGGCGGCAACACCGAGGCGGCCCGCCGCGCCGGTATCCCGGTCGACCGGATCCGCATCTCGGTCTTCGTGATCTGCTCGTTCATGGCGGCCATCGGCGGCATCCTGGTGGTCAGCCGGGCCAGCTCGGTCGACCCGAACACCGGTGGCAGCAACATCCTGCTCTACTCGGTGGGCGCGGCGGTCATCGGCGGCACCAGCCTCTTCGGCGGCAAGGGCAAGGTGATCAACGCGGTGATCGGTGGCGCGGTGATCGCGGTGATCGACAACGGCATGGGCCTGATGGGCTTCGCGCCGGGCACCCGGTACATCGTGACCGGCCTCATCCTGCTGACCGCGGCCAGCGTCGACGCACTGGCGCGGCGCCGAGCCTCCGCAACAGGTAACTGATGCGCCGAAACCCGGGGCCGGGGACGGGACGCTGATGCGTGCCGGCCCCAGCCAGGAAGAGGTACGCCGGTACAACCTCGGAACGCTCCTGCGTTACGTGCACACGCACGGCGCGACGTCGCGTGCCGAGTTGACCAACCGGCTCGGCCTCAACCGCAGCACCATCGGGGCACTCACCGCCGAGCTGATCAGCGCGGGGCTGGTCACCGAGGCGGTGCCACGGGAGACCGGCCGGGCCGGGCGACCTTCACTGGTCGTCCGGCCCGAGTCGGGCAAGGTGTACGCGTACGCGCTCAGCATCGAGGTGGACCGGCTGCGCGCGGCCCGGGTCGGCCTCGGCGGGCGGATCCTGGAGCAGTACGAGACCGCCCGCCCGCCCGGGATGAGCTCCGACGACGCGGTGCAGCCGCTCGCCGACTTCATCCGGGCCATGCGTGCCGGGGTGGCCGACGACGCCAAGTGCGTGGGCAGCGGCCTGGCCGTGGCCGGCATGGTGCGGCGGCAGGACGGCCTGGTCCGTCTCGCGCCGACGATCGGGTGGGTCGAGGAGCCGGTCGGCGCGGCTCTGCGGGCCGAGCTCGGTGAGTCGGGCCGGCTCACGGTCGGCAACCACGCGGATGTCTGCGCTCTCGCCGAACATGCCCGCGGCGCGGCCCTGAACTGCGACAACGTCATCTACCTGTACGGCGATGTGGGCGTCGGCGCCGGCATCGTGGCCGGTGGGCGCCGGGTCATGGGACACGGCGGGTACGGCGGCGAGGTCGGCCACATGGTCGTCAACCCGTACGGGCGCCCGTGCTCCTGCGGCTCGCGCGGCTGCTGGGAGACCGAGATCGGCGAGCACGCCCTGCTCCGGCTCGCCGGACGGGCGGACAGCACCGGCCGGGAAGCGGTGCTCGAAGTGGTGGACGCCGCGATGCGCGGTGACAGCCAGGCCCAGCACGCGCTGCGGCAGGTCGGCGACTGGCTCGGGTTCGGCGTCGGCAACCTGGTCAACATCTTCAACCCGGAAGTCGTGATCTTCGGCGGCACCCTGCGCGACGTCTACCTCGGCGCGGCCGCACAGATCCGCAGCCGGCTCAACGCGGTCGGGCTGCCCGCGTGCCGGGAACACGTCCGGCTCCGTACCCCCGAACTCGGCGCGGACGCCGCTCTGATCGGCGCCGCCGAGCTGGCCTTCGAGCATCTGCTGGACGATCCGCTGCTGTCCTGAGCGCCGGTTTCCCCCGCCAGCCGGGGTCCACTGGGGAAGATCTATGCTGCCCGCCATGCTCGCGCGCCATCGGGAACCCCGCTCATGATCGAACAGCTCGAGGTGGACGGCGTACCCACTCTGCTCGCCCCCGTCGTCGGGCCGATGCACGCCGGTCTGGTCTTCCGGGTCGGTGTCGCCGACGAGTCCCCGGTCAACCGCGGGATCACCCACCTCGTCGAGCATCTGGTGCTGCCCGGGCCGGCCCAGGTGAGCAGCCATCTGAACAGCCGGACCGGGATCGAGCACACCTACTTCCACGTGCAGGGTTCCGCCGAGCGGATCGCCGAGTTCCTGGCCGGCGTCTGCGCCGCGCTGCGCCGGCTGCCCACCGACCGGCTCGAGGCCGAGAAGGACGTGCTGCGCAGCGAGGCGGCCGGGCGGGTGACCGATCCGCTGCCGATGCGGCGGCACGGTGCCCGCGACTTCGGCATGCCGAGCTACCCCGAGTGGGGTCTGTCCGGGCTCGCCGCGGAACACCTCAACGAGTGGATCGCCCGCTACTTCACCAGGGCGAACGCCGCACTCTGGGTGGCCGGCGACGAGCTGCCCGCGGGCCTGGCGCTGGACCTGCCGGACGGCACTCGACAGCCGGCTCCGGCACCGTCGTCGGCGCTGCCGGTCAGCCCCGCTGTCTTCGCCGGGCCGGGCGACCGGACAGCCTGGGACACCGTGGTACGCCGGGAGGCGCGGGCCGCGGTCTTCGCCAACGTGCTCGAGCGGCAACTGGACCGGAACCTCTGCGGGAACAGCCCGATCGCCGGCGCGGTCCGGACCGAGTACCAGCCGCGGGCCGCCCGGACGTCCCGGATCACGGCGTTCGCCGAACCCCTGCCGGGCCGGCGGGAGGCCGCGCTGGCCGGGCTGGCCGGTGTGCTGGCCGAGATGCGTACCGGCCGGATCGATGCGGACGACGTGGCCGGCGTGGTCGAGCTGACCTGCGACGGGCTGCGGGAGGCCGAGGAACGCGGCGGGCGGCTGCCGGGACAGGCCTTCAACGTGCTGGCCGGGCTGAGCGTGCGCAGCCTGGCGGACGCGGTCGCCGACGTGCAGGCGGTCACCGCGGCCGAGGTCGCCGAGGTGGCGGCCGCGGCGTACGACGCGGGCCTGCTGATGACTCCGGCCGGCAGCACGGCCGACATCGCGGGGTACGCGCTGACGCCCCCGGACGCCGGGCCGGTCGTGGCCGGGCGTACCCGGCGCTGCCGGACGGACCGCGGCCTGCGGCTGGTCCACGGCGACGAGGGCATCAGCACCCTCGTCGGCGAGACGGTCCGGACCGTCCGCTACGAGTCGTGCGCGGCCGTGCTGGCCTGGCCGGACGGCGGCCGCGAGCTGATCGGCGAGGACGGCATCACGGTACGCGTCGAGCCCGCCCTGTTCCGCGAGGGCGCCGCTGTGACCAACGAGATCGACACCCGGACACCGGCGTCGCGGCAGATCATCATGCCGGCCCGGGACCCGGAGCAGACCCCGCGGCCGCGCCGCCGGCTGTGGTGGGCGGCGACCGGCTGACCCGCAGCGGGATAACCGGTGCGCGAGGATTTTGATCGACGCTTATGCTGCGCGCCATGTCCCAAGCCACCGACGTGGTGCTCGACCGCGCAGTCGCGTACCCGGAGATCGCTGCTCTGCGGGCCGCCCTGGCCCGCCGTGACTGGCCGGCCAGCCGTGCCGTGCTCGATTCGGCCGGCCCGATGGAGCGGACCGCGCTGATCCGCTCGGTCTGCGAGGACGAGGGCCTGGAGGGGTTCCTGCGTGCCGTGCTCGCCGCGAATCCCGCTGACGGCGCCGCGTCCGCGCTGCTCGGCAGCCACCTGATCGACGTCGGCTGGAAGATCCGGACTGCGGCCCGGGCCCAGTACGTGAGCCGCGAGCAGTTCGCCGCATTCCACGACTGGCTTCGCAAGGCCGAGCAGGTGCTGATCGACGGCGCCGCCTACAACCCGCGGGACCCGGCCGTCTGGACCGCCCGGATCACCTCGGCGCGCGGCCTGCAGCTGGGCCTGGCCGAGAGCCGGCGACGGTACGACCGGCTCGCCGCCGCGGACCCGCACCACCTGCCCGGGCAGCTCCAGCTGCTGCAGATGCTCTGCCCGAAGTGGGACGGGACCTGGGAGCAGGTGCACGAGTTCGCCCGGGACGCGATGGGCGCCGCACCACCCGGCGGCCCGCACGGTCTGATCGTCGCCGAGGCGCACATCGAACACGTCTTCGACGGTGACACCCGGGCGGACATGCTCGGCTACCTCTCGAACGAGCAGGTCCGGGCGGAGATCTACCAGGCGGCGCAGCGGTCCATCTGGCATCCGGGGTTCCGCCGCGGCTACGGCTGGATCGAGGCGCTGAGCACGTTCGCGCTGCTCTTCATGCTCCTCGACGACCAGCGCGCGGCGGCCGCCACGTTCACCGCGATGGGCAACCTGGCGACCCGGCACCCGTGGGACTACCTGGACGACGACGTCGCCACCCAGATCCAGCAGGCTCGGGCCTGGGCCTTCGGAGGCACCCGATGATCACTCAACTCCAGATCGACGGCATCCCCGTGGTGCACGGCCCGGCCACCGGTCCGATGCACGCCGGGCTGGTGTTCCGGGTCGGGTTCGCCGACGAGCCGCTGGCCAAGCGGGGCATCACCCACCTCGTCGAGCACCTGGCCCTGCACTCCTTCGGGGTGGCCGACTACCACTACAACGGCGCGACCTCGGTGGAGTACACGTTCTTCCACACCCGGGGCAGCGAGGCGGACATCGTCAAGTTCCTGAACGGGGTGTGCGCGGCGCTGACCGACCTGCCGATGCACCG is part of the Actinoplanes sp. NBC_00393 genome and harbors:
- a CDS encoding sugar ABC transporter permease — protein: MTTTTTTTAGGIQAVKPTVSSHIRDYWARVRGGDLGTLPAVLGLLVLTLIFSVARPDTFLSALNFANLFNQGAQVTFIAMGLVFVLLLGEIDLSAGFASGVCGAIMAILLTNEGMAWYIAVPAAMITGIIIGLALGVLVAKLGIPSFVVTLAAFLAFQGILLTLLEGGKNISITDEFVRALNNDTMSVLWSWVFAIVCIVGFAFVQLNRYRRRAAKNLVTDPLGIVLLRIAGLTVLFVAATLVLTQERAINVAITSLKGTPIVVPIIAVFLVVWTFVLSRTTYGRHVYAVGGNTEAARRAGIPVDRIRISVFVICSFMAAIGGILVVSRASSVDPNTGGSNILLYSVGAAVIGGTSLFGGKGKVINAVIGGAVIAVIDNGMGLMGFAPGTRYIVTGLILLTAASVDALARRRASATGN
- a CDS encoding ROK family transcriptional regulator, with translation MRAGPSQEEVRRYNLGTLLRYVHTHGATSRAELTNRLGLNRSTIGALTAELISAGLVTEAVPRETGRAGRPSLVVRPESGKVYAYALSIEVDRLRAARVGLGGRILEQYETARPPGMSSDDAVQPLADFIRAMRAGVADDAKCVGSGLAVAGMVRRQDGLVRLAPTIGWVEEPVGAALRAELGESGRLTVGNHADVCALAEHARGAALNCDNVIYLYGDVGVGAGIVAGGRRVMGHGGYGGEVGHMVVNPYGRPCSCGSRGCWETEIGEHALLRLAGRADSTGREAVLEVVDAAMRGDSQAQHALRQVGDWLGFGVGNLVNIFNPEVVIFGGTLRDVYLGAAAQIRSRLNAVGLPACREHVRLRTPELGADAALIGAAELAFEHLLDDPLLS
- a CDS encoding insulinase family protein, encoding MIEQLEVDGVPTLLAPVVGPMHAGLVFRVGVADESPVNRGITHLVEHLVLPGPAQVSSHLNSRTGIEHTYFHVQGSAERIAEFLAGVCAALRRLPTDRLEAEKDVLRSEAAGRVTDPLPMRRHGARDFGMPSYPEWGLSGLAAEHLNEWIARYFTRANAALWVAGDELPAGLALDLPDGTRQPAPAPSSALPVSPAVFAGPGDRTAWDTVVRREARAAVFANVLERQLDRNLCGNSPIAGAVRTEYQPRAARTSRITAFAEPLPGRREAALAGLAGVLAEMRTGRIDADDVAGVVELTCDGLREAEERGGRLPGQAFNVLAGLSVRSLADAVADVQAVTAAEVAEVAAAAYDAGLLMTPAGSTADIAGYALTPPDAGPVVAGRTRRCRTDRGLRLVHGDEGISTLVGETVRTVRYESCAAVLAWPDGGRELIGEDGITVRVEPALFREGAAVTNEIDTRTPASRQIIMPARDPEQTPRPRRRLWWAATG